The following coding sequences are from one Catharus ustulatus isolate bCatUst1 chromosome 30, bCatUst1.pri.v2, whole genome shotgun sequence window:
- the LOC117008885 gene encoding proteasome subunit beta type-4-like, with protein sequence MEVRAAPPPFWAGGPAPGQTYIPRALGQTDIFPPGTGSALPAGRTLTPMVTGTSVLGLRFAGGVMLAADTVGSYGSLGPKLGPKLGPKLVKLGPELGPRVV encoded by the exons ATGGAGGTtcgggcagcgccgccgccgtTCTGGGCCGGGGGCCCGGCCCCGGGACAAACGTACATCCCGAGGGCGTTGGGACAGACCGACATCTTCCCGCCGGGCACCGGCAGCGCCCTGCCCGCCGGCCGCACCCT GACCCCGATGGTGACCGGAACCTCGGTGCTGGGGCTGCGTTTCGCGGGGGGGGTGATGTTGGCGGCGGACACCGTGGGCTCCTACGGCTCCCTGggacccaaactgggacccaaactgggacccaaACTGGTTAAACTGGGACCCGAACTGGGACCCAGAGTGGTGTAA